A genomic region of Deltaproteobacteria bacterium contains the following coding sequences:
- a CDS encoding nicotinate phosphoribosyltransferase has translation MTDLYQLSMAAAAWKAGVEDRETVFHLLFRRPPFASGFTIAAGLGTALEYIRELRFSDDDLRYLRELRADSGEAMFEPAILEHLRALDFRVDVEAVPEGTAVFPQEPLLRVSGPVVPCMLLETPLLDLINFQTLIATKAARVCIAAQGEPVLEFGLRRAQGIDGAVSAARAAYIGGCAATSDVLAGKLLGIPVRGTHAHSWVMLFDSEREAFDAYARAMPHNVVLLVDTYDTLQGVRNAIETGRWLRAQGRELSGIRLDSGDLAWLSIEARKLLDAAGFTRTVILASNELDENVIASLKQQGAQITAWGVGTRLVTGADDAALGGVYKLSAMRVDGGPWKGRIKLSDQSAKISVPGILQVRRFRAGGEFTGDLIYDVEDGEPSRTLVDMLDATRRKTVPEEATHEELLVPAVRGGKVTYASPPLHEVRARTQRQLAQLHAGIKRFVNPHQYPVGLDPALHDRRTRMILEARQP, from the coding sequence CTGACGGATCTGTACCAACTGAGCATGGCGGCGGCGGCGTGGAAGGCCGGCGTGGAAGATCGGGAGACGGTATTCCACCTCCTGTTCCGCCGGCCTCCGTTCGCCTCCGGGTTCACCATCGCGGCGGGACTGGGCACGGCGCTCGAGTACATCCGCGAGCTGCGCTTCTCCGACGACGATCTGCGCTATCTGCGCGAGCTGCGCGCGGACTCGGGCGAGGCGATGTTCGAGCCGGCCATCCTCGAGCATCTGCGGGCGCTGGACTTCCGTGTCGACGTGGAGGCGGTCCCCGAGGGAACGGCCGTGTTCCCACAGGAGCCGCTGTTGCGTGTATCCGGTCCGGTGGTCCCCTGCATGCTGCTGGAGACGCCGCTCCTCGACCTGATCAACTTCCAGACGCTGATCGCCACGAAGGCGGCGCGCGTCTGCATCGCCGCACAGGGCGAGCCGGTGCTGGAGTTCGGGCTGCGCCGCGCCCAGGGAATCGACGGAGCGGTGAGCGCGGCCCGCGCCGCGTACATCGGCGGCTGCGCGGCGACGTCCGACGTGCTGGCGGGCAAGCTTCTCGGCATCCCGGTGCGGGGGACGCACGCCCACTCCTGGGTGATGCTGTTCGACTCCGAGCGGGAGGCCTTCGACGCGTACGCGCGGGCCATGCCCCACAACGTGGTGTTGCTCGTCGACACGTACGACACGCTGCAAGGCGTTCGCAACGCCATCGAAACCGGGAGATGGCTGCGCGCCCAGGGGCGCGAGCTCTCCGGCATCCGTCTCGACTCCGGGGATCTGGCCTGGCTGTCCATCGAGGCGCGGAAGCTGCTCGATGCGGCGGGGTTCACCCGCACCGTCATCCTCGCCTCCAACGAGCTGGACGAAAACGTGATCGCGAGCCTCAAGCAACAGGGTGCGCAGATCACCGCCTGGGGCGTCGGCACCCGGCTGGTAACGGGGGCCGATGACGCGGCCCTCGGGGGCGTCTACAAGCTCTCGGCCATGCGGGTGGACGGGGGTCCGTGGAAGGGAAGGATCAAGCTGTCCGACCAGAGCGCCAAGATCTCCGTCCCGGGGATCCTCCAGGTCAGGCGCTTCCGCGCCGGCGGCGAGTTCACAGGCGACCTCATCTACGACGTCGAGGACGGCGAGCCGTCGCGCACGCTCGTCGACATGCTCGACGCGACTCGTCGCAAGACCGTGCCCGAGGAAGCAACCCACGAGGAGCTGCTCGTACCCGCGGTGCGCGGAGGCAAGGTGACGTACGCATCTCCACCGCTCCATGAGGTCCGCGCGCGGACGCAGAGGCAGCTCGCGCAACTCCATGCGGGGATCAAGCGGTTCGTGAATCCGCACCAGTATCCGGTGGGCCTCGATCCGGCGCTGCACGATCGGCGCACCCGGATGATCCTCGAGGCGCGCCAGCCATGA
- a CDS encoding ribose-phosphate pyrophosphokinase, with protein MIFSTRSYAELGARVAELARLPIGAVETKLFADGERYLRLASDPAGRDAAVLGGTVSEADALELYDLACGVVEAGARSLTLVIPYFGYSTMERPTQANEIVTAKTRARLFSSIPVPGSGSRVLLLDLHTEGIPFYFEGALRPVHLSARSVALAALRGLSAEIVACTDAGRAKWVERFANDLGLPAAFVFKRRREEGIEVTAVSAQVSGKRVVIYDDLIRSGGSLLAAARAYREAGAASIAAVATHGVLPGDALQRIRGSGLIEKLVITDSHPRAAAVRGDFVEVVSVAPVLAAALSA; from the coding sequence ATGATCTTCTCCACGCGATCGTACGCCGAGCTCGGGGCGCGCGTCGCGGAGCTCGCCCGGCTTCCGATCGGAGCCGTGGAGACCAAGCTGTTCGCCGACGGCGAGCGGTACCTGCGCCTCGCCAGCGATCCCGCGGGCCGGGATGCCGCGGTGCTCGGCGGCACGGTGAGCGAAGCCGACGCGCTCGAGCTGTACGATCTGGCCTGCGGCGTGGTGGAGGCGGGAGCGCGCAGCTTGACGCTCGTGATTCCCTACTTCGGATATTCGACGATGGAGCGGCCGACCCAAGCGAACGAGATCGTCACCGCCAAGACGCGGGCGCGCCTCTTCTCCAGCATTCCGGTTCCTGGATCCGGCAGCCGGGTGCTGCTGCTCGATCTGCACACCGAAGGGATCCCCTTCTACTTCGAAGGAGCGCTGCGGCCGGTGCACCTTTCGGCGAGATCCGTGGCGCTGGCCGCGCTCCGCGGCCTTTCCGCGGAGATCGTCGCGTGCACGGATGCCGGGCGCGCGAAGTGGGTGGAGCGGTTCGCGAACGACCTCGGCCTGCCCGCGGCGTTCGTGTTCAAGCGCCGGCGCGAGGAAGGTATCGAGGTGACCGCGGTGTCCGCGCAGGTCTCGGGAAAGCGCGTCGTCATCTACGACGATCTGATCCGGAGCGGAGGGTCGCTCCTGGCTGCGGCGCGCGCGTACCGGGAGGCCGGCGCAGCCTCCATCGCCGCGGTGGCGACCCACGGCGTGCTGCCCGGGGATGCCCTGCAACGGATCCGCGGAAGCGGCCTGATCGAGAAGCTGGTGATCACGGATTCGCATCCGCGGGCCGCGGCGGTGCGAGGCGACTTCGTCGAGGTCGTCTCCGTCGCGCCGGTTCTGGCGGCCGCGCTCAGCGCTTGA
- a CDS encoding TlpA family protein disulfide reductase, whose protein sequence is MRALLAALLTAATLPVLPASDASKLVADVAGKPARPVVLHFWATWCEACRDEFPSIRRELLALPGRGVGVLLVSIDRPDHRAQARRMLREYKLLSLPAVLLDAPEPDPVARAIGEPTWDGTLPATFVFDGNGKLSKSFVGRADPAALAAAVRAVKR, encoded by the coding sequence ATGCGCGCCCTGCTCGCAGCGCTGTTGACGGCCGCGACGCTGCCCGTGCTTCCGGCCTCCGACGCATCGAAGCTCGTCGCGGATGTGGCGGGCAAACCGGCGCGGCCGGTCGTGCTCCACTTCTGGGCCACCTGGTGCGAGGCCTGCCGCGACGAGTTTCCGTCGATACGGCGCGAGCTGCTCGCGCTGCCGGGACGGGGCGTGGGCGTTCTTCTCGTCAGCATCGACCGTCCCGACCACCGCGCGCAGGCACGGCGGATGCTCCGCGAGTACAAGCTGCTCTCGCTTCCCGCCGTGCTGCTCGACGCGCCCGAGCCCGATCCCGTGGCTCGCGCCATCGGGGAGCCCACCTGGGACGGAACGCTGCCGGCCACCTTCGTCTTCGACGGGAATGGCAAGCTCAGCAAGAGCTTCGTCGGTCGCGCCGACCCCGCCGCGTTGGCGGCGGCGGTGCGCGCGGTCAAGCGCTGA
- a CDS encoding RimK family alpha-L-glutamate ligase: MHLTILSRKPGIYTTRRLAQAARLRGARVRVLDPMRVEVHLGESPGAYYGRKPLARTDVVVPRIAPSVQAYGLAVVNHFEMMGVPTLNRAAGIAASRNKMRALQLLAASGIPVPPTMMAANASELKALVERVGGLPVLIKLLTPSERPLVMVCESLQSMEAALEAVLSMGHNLVVQRYVRRKRERDLRALVVGEKVTAWVERRPRPGRLLHTLARGAKLKSVRVPDALDELAVKAAGVVGLEVAAVDLLEAAGGPMVFDVNSSPGLKGLEKATGKDLALPIVARAEELVKR; encoded by the coding sequence TTGCACCTGACCATCCTGTCGCGCAAGCCCGGCATCTACACCACGCGCCGGCTCGCGCAGGCTGCGCGCTTGCGCGGCGCACGCGTCCGCGTGCTCGATCCGATGCGGGTCGAGGTACACCTCGGCGAGTCGCCGGGCGCGTACTACGGCCGCAAGCCGCTCGCGCGCACCGACGTGGTGGTGCCGCGGATCGCGCCCTCGGTCCAGGCCTATGGGCTCGCGGTGGTCAACCATTTCGAGATGATGGGGGTGCCGACGCTGAATCGCGCGGCGGGCATCGCCGCGAGCCGCAACAAGATGCGGGCGCTGCAGCTGCTGGCGGCGAGCGGGATTCCGGTGCCGCCCACGATGATGGCCGCCAACGCCAGCGAGCTGAAGGCGCTGGTTGAGCGCGTCGGCGGCCTGCCCGTTCTCATCAAGCTGCTGACCCCCAGCGAGCGCCCGCTGGTGATGGTCTGCGAGTCGCTGCAGTCGATGGAAGCGGCGTTGGAGGCGGTGCTCTCCATGGGGCACAACCTGGTGGTGCAGAGATACGTGCGCCGCAAGCGCGAGCGCGACCTGCGCGCACTGGTCGTGGGCGAGAAGGTGACCGCCTGGGTCGAGCGCAGGCCCAGGCCGGGGAGGCTGCTGCACACCCTCGCCCGCGGCGCGAAGCTGAAATCGGTGCGGGTGCCCGACGCCCTCGACGAGCTCGCCGTCAAGGCGGCCGGCGTGGTGGGCCTCGAAGTCGCCGCGGTGGACCTGCTGGAAGCCGCCGGCGGCCCGATGGTTTTCGACGTGAACTCGAGCCCCGGTCTGAAGGGGCTGGAGAAGGCCACCGGCAAGGACCTCGCCCTGCCGATCGTGGCCCGCGCCGAGGAGCTCGTAAAACGTTAG
- the rlmB gene encoding 23S rRNA (guanosine(2251)-2'-O)-methyltransferase RlmB: MSRFVYGVNPVLEALKAHPRDVVRVMLERGKEGRRSQGADRVAEAAAKAGVRVEDVPQGDLAHRSRSGVHQGVGAELAEFRYAELEDILARASGSALLLLLDGVTDPQNLGALIRSAHAFGANGVVVPKDRAAGVTPASFKAAAGALEHCPLARVTNLARALEQLKEQGIWTVALAAEGDKELGEVDLTVPTALVLGSEGSGVRPLVRKTCDHLARIPIAGQVGSLNVAAAGAVALYEVARQRAARK; this comes from the coding sequence GTGAGCCGGTTCGTCTACGGCGTCAATCCGGTGCTCGAGGCGCTCAAGGCGCACCCCAGGGACGTCGTGCGGGTGATGCTGGAGCGCGGCAAGGAAGGGCGGAGGTCGCAGGGGGCTGACCGCGTGGCCGAGGCGGCGGCGAAGGCTGGAGTCCGCGTCGAGGACGTCCCCCAGGGAGACCTCGCGCACCGCTCGCGCTCCGGCGTGCACCAGGGCGTCGGCGCCGAGCTGGCGGAGTTCCGTTACGCGGAGCTCGAGGACATCCTCGCGCGCGCTTCCGGCTCCGCGCTCCTGCTCCTCCTCGACGGCGTGACCGACCCGCAGAACCTCGGAGCGCTGATCCGCAGCGCGCATGCCTTCGGCGCCAACGGCGTGGTGGTGCCCAAGGATCGCGCCGCTGGCGTCACGCCCGCGTCGTTCAAGGCCGCCGCGGGCGCCCTGGAACACTGTCCCTTGGCGCGAGTGACGAACCTCGCCCGGGCGCTGGAGCAGTTGAAGGAGCAGGGCATCTGGACCGTCGCGCTCGCCGCGGAAGGCGACAAGGAGCTCGGCGAAGTGGACCTGACCGTGCCCACGGCGCTGGTGCTCGGCAGCGAAGGGTCCGGCGTGCGGCCGCTGGTGCGGAAGACCTGCGATCACCTGGCGCGTATCCCGATCGCGGGACAGGTTGGCTCGCTCAACGTGGCCGCGGCGGGGGCGGTGGCGCTTTACGAGGTCGCGCGGCAGCGCGCCGCTAGAAAGTGA
- a CDS encoding TonB-dependent receptor: MQPASRARSASCRCALLLVLVLPAVVRAEDAASPASDHTHYTEEIQVTGHYENAVGSSDAASAGRITRQLVEDRPILRPGEVLELVPGLIITQHSGAGKANQYFLRGFNLDHGTDFLTTLDGMPVNLRTHAHGQGYTDLNFLIPELIQRVDYFKGPYFASKGDFASAGAADIHYAASLPHNLMELTGGSFLYGRALLAGSPQVGGGNLLYGLEVFHNDGPWDHADDYRRVNAVLRYTRSSQDATWGVTAMGYYGLWDSTDQIPLRAVETGQIDRFGAIDPTTGGKSHRFSLSGDYQQGLGAGLLQANVYAVKYRLNLFSNFTYFLDDPVNGDQIEQADNRWIFGTSGRYAWNASADSISLHATVGWEARHDRIDTIGLYDTAAQQRLGTVRQDAVRETSGSLFAEAELTPTRWLRFLAGLRYDHYFFDVQSDNPLNSGNDDAGRLSPKLSAILSPWAKTEFFANFGFGFHSNDARGVITTVDPKSGEPVSKVTPLVPTRGGELGVRTEIIPDMQSSLALWRLDIDSELLFTGDAGTTEPSRASRRYGIEWNTQWHPVRWLVWDLVLAWSHARFTSPDPNPAVTGDRIPGSIEWAASAGVTLHELGPWRASLYMRYFGPRPLIEDDSERSMASTVFNAQTSFKLTGWARLTLDVFNLFDAQVDDIAYFYTSRLRNEPAAGILAPVLLRPRADIHFHPAEKRSLRLVAAFTF; this comes from the coding sequence ATGCAACCCGCCTCGCGGGCGCGCTCGGCCTCGTGCCGCTGCGCGCTCCTGCTCGTGCTCGTCCTACCCGCGGTGGTCCGTGCGGAGGATGCCGCTTCGCCGGCTTCCGATCACACGCACTACACCGAGGAGATCCAGGTCACCGGACATTACGAGAATGCCGTCGGCTCCTCCGACGCCGCCAGCGCGGGGAGGATCACGCGCCAGCTCGTGGAGGACCGGCCCATCCTCAGACCCGGAGAGGTGCTGGAGTTGGTGCCGGGCCTCATCATCACCCAGCACAGCGGCGCCGGGAAGGCGAACCAGTACTTCCTGCGCGGGTTCAACCTTGACCACGGCACGGACTTTCTCACCACGCTGGACGGCATGCCCGTGAATCTCAGAACCCACGCGCATGGCCAGGGCTACACCGACCTGAACTTCCTCATCCCCGAGCTCATCCAGCGCGTCGACTACTTCAAGGGGCCTTACTTCGCGTCGAAGGGCGACTTCGCCTCCGCTGGCGCAGCGGACATCCATTACGCCGCGTCGCTGCCGCACAACCTCATGGAGCTGACCGGCGGCAGCTTTCTCTACGGCCGTGCCCTCCTCGCCGGATCACCGCAGGTGGGAGGCGGGAATCTCCTCTATGGGCTCGAGGTGTTCCACAACGACGGTCCGTGGGACCACGCCGACGACTACCGCCGCGTGAACGCCGTGCTTCGCTATACGCGCTCGTCGCAGGACGCGACCTGGGGCGTGACAGCGATGGGCTACTACGGCCTTTGGGATTCGACCGACCAGATCCCGTTGCGCGCCGTGGAGACGGGACAGATCGATCGCTTCGGCGCCATCGATCCCACGACCGGCGGAAAGAGCCATCGCTTCAGCCTCTCCGGCGACTACCAGCAGGGGCTCGGCGCCGGCCTGCTGCAAGCCAACGTGTATGCCGTGAAGTACCGCCTGAACCTGTTCTCCAACTTCACCTACTTTCTCGACGACCCGGTGAACGGAGACCAGATCGAGCAGGCGGACAATCGCTGGATCTTCGGCACATCGGGACGGTACGCGTGGAACGCTTCGGCGGACTCGATTTCCTTGCACGCCACCGTCGGCTGGGAAGCGCGGCACGATCGGATCGACACCATCGGCCTCTACGACACCGCAGCCCAGCAGCGCCTGGGCACCGTGCGCCAGGACGCGGTGCGCGAGACGAGCGGGAGCCTCTTCGCCGAAGCCGAGCTGACGCCGACGCGGTGGCTGCGTTTCCTCGCTGGCCTGCGTTACGACCACTATTTCTTCGACGTCCAGAGCGACAATCCGCTGAACTCCGGAAACGACGACGCCGGCCGCCTTTCCCCGAAGCTCTCGGCGATCCTTTCCCCCTGGGCGAAGACCGAATTCTTCGCCAACTTCGGGTTCGGGTTCCATTCCAACGACGCCCGCGGCGTGATCACCACCGTGGATCCGAAGTCCGGCGAGCCGGTCTCGAAGGTGACGCCGCTGGTGCCGACCCGCGGGGGCGAGCTGGGCGTCCGTACCGAGATCATTCCGGACATGCAGTCCTCGCTCGCGCTGTGGCGCCTCGACATCGACTCCGAGTTGCTGTTCACGGGCGACGCCGGCACGACCGAGCCTTCGCGCGCGTCGCGACGCTACGGGATCGAGTGGAACACGCAGTGGCACCCGGTGCGGTGGCTGGTCTGGGACCTCGTCCTCGCCTGGTCGCACGCGCGGTTTACTTCGCCGGATCCGAATCCCGCGGTGACCGGAGATCGCATCCCGGGCTCGATCGAATGGGCCGCGTCCGCCGGCGTCACCTTGCACGAGCTGGGGCCGTGGAGGGCCAGCTTGTACATGCGGTACTTCGGGCCGCGGCCGCTGATCGAGGACGACAGCGAGCGGTCGATGGCGTCCACCGTCTTCAATGCCCAGACGAGCTTCAAGCTCACGGGATGGGCGAGGCTCACGCTGGATGTCTTCAACCTCTTCGATGCCCAGGTGGACGACATCGCCTACTTCTACACTTCGCGGCTGCGCAACGAGCCCGCCGCCGGAATTCTGGCCCCAGTCCTTCTTCGGCCGCGGGCGGACATCCATTTCCATCCCGCGGAGAAGCGAAGCCTGCGGCTCGTGGCCGCGTTCACTTTCTAG
- the amrB gene encoding AmmeMemoRadiSam system protein B — MQAVRAPAVAGSFYPADPSQLRETVARLLAGAQYGSPPKALIAPHAGYVYSGPVAASAFRRIEDAPVSRIVLLGPSHFAPLRGLALPGAAAMRTPLGDVPVEEARLPQDPRAHAEEHSLEVELPFLQVALCSFALVPLAVGDATPDEVASVIEQLWGGAETLIVVSSDLSHYQPYADAQRADAATAKEILALGRLTPDDACGAVPVNGLLLAAKRRGLRADLIDLRNSGDTAGDKKRVVGYGAFAFYER; from the coding sequence ATGCAGGCGGTGCGCGCACCGGCCGTCGCCGGCAGCTTCTATCCCGCCGACCCGTCGCAACTCCGCGAGACGGTGGCGCGCTTGCTCGCGGGTGCGCAATACGGGTCCCCGCCGAAGGCGCTCATCGCGCCTCACGCCGGCTACGTCTATTCGGGCCCCGTCGCGGCTTCCGCATTCCGCCGCATCGAGGATGCGCCGGTTTCGCGTATCGTGCTGCTCGGCCCGTCGCACTTCGCGCCGCTGCGCGGCCTGGCGCTCCCTGGCGCGGCCGCGATGCGCACGCCGCTCGGTGACGTTCCGGTGGAGGAGGCGCGTCTTCCGCAGGATCCGCGCGCGCACGCCGAAGAGCACTCGCTGGAAGTCGAGCTGCCGTTCCTGCAGGTCGCATTGTGCTCGTTCGCGCTCGTACCGCTGGCGGTCGGCGACGCCACGCCCGACGAGGTCGCCTCGGTGATCGAGCAGCTCTGGGGCGGCGCGGAAACGCTGATCGTCGTCAGCTCCGATCTTTCCCACTACCAGCCCTACGCCGACGCGCAGCGCGCCGACGCGGCGACCGCGAAGGAGATTCTCGCGCTCGGCCGGCTGACGCCGGACGACGCCTGTGGCGCAGTGCCGGTCAACGGGCTCCTGCTCGCAGCGAAGCGCCGCGGCCTGCGTGCGGATCTGATCGATCTGCGGAACTCCGGAGACACCGCCGGTGACAAGAAGCGGGTCGTCGGCTACGGCGCTTTCGCCTTCTACGAGCGATGA
- the amrS gene encoding AmmeMemoRadiSam system radical SAM enzyme: MNVEGRYFHALPDGRVQCDVCPRYCALHEGQRGFCFVRARESDTIVLTTWGRSSGFCVDPIEKKPLNHFLPGTSVLSFGTAGCNLGCRFCQNWDMSKSREMDVLADAASPEQIARRAAELGCRSVAFTYNDPTIFLEYAVDVARACHERGIKTVAVTAGYICEAPRRELYRHMDAANVDLKAFTQDFYRRICFGNLDPVLETLKYLRHDTDVWFEITTLLIPGENDSDPEIDALTRWIFRELGPDVPLHFTAFHPDFKMLDRPPTPPATLTRAREIGLRNGLHYVYTGNVHDEAGGTTTCPACRTALIGRDWYRLTRWGLVDGRCPGCRATVPGVFERRPGRWGPRRLPVWMGA, encoded by the coding sequence ATGAACGTCGAAGGCCGCTATTTCCACGCTCTTCCCGACGGCCGCGTCCAGTGCGACGTCTGCCCTCGTTACTGCGCCCTCCACGAGGGACAACGCGGGTTCTGCTTCGTGCGCGCCCGCGAGAGCGACACCATCGTGCTGACCACCTGGGGGCGCTCGAGCGGATTCTGCGTCGATCCGATCGAGAAGAAGCCCCTCAACCACTTCCTGCCGGGGACCAGCGTGCTCTCGTTCGGCACCGCGGGATGCAATCTCGGCTGCCGCTTCTGCCAGAACTGGGACATGTCCAAATCGCGCGAGATGGACGTGCTGGCGGACGCCGCGTCGCCAGAGCAGATCGCACGCAGGGCGGCGGAGCTCGGCTGCCGCAGCGTCGCCTTCACGTACAACGACCCGACCATCTTCCTCGAGTACGCGGTCGACGTCGCGCGGGCTTGTCACGAGCGCGGGATCAAGACCGTGGCGGTTACCGCCGGCTACATCTGCGAGGCGCCGCGCCGCGAGCTCTATCGGCACATGGACGCCGCCAACGTCGACCTCAAGGCCTTCACGCAGGACTTCTACCGGCGAATCTGCTTCGGCAACCTCGATCCCGTGCTCGAGACGCTGAAGTACCTCCGGCATGACACGGACGTCTGGTTCGAGATCACTACGCTCTTGATCCCGGGAGAGAACGACTCCGATCCCGAGATCGACGCGCTCACCCGATGGATCTTCCGCGAGCTTGGGCCGGACGTCCCGCTCCACTTCACGGCGTTCCATCCGGACTTCAAGATGCTGGATCGGCCGCCGACGCCGCCTGCGACGCTGACGCGCGCTCGCGAGATCGGCCTGCGCAACGGGCTGCACTATGTCTATACGGGCAACGTCCACGACGAGGCCGGCGGCACCACGACCTGTCCTGCCTGCCGCACTGCCCTGATCGGACGCGACTGGTACCGGCTGACGCGCTGGGGCCTTGTGGACGGCCGTTGTCCGGGCTGTCGGGCGACCGTTCCCGGGGTGTTCGAGCGGCGCCCCGGTCGCTGGGGCCCCCGCCGCCTGCCGGTCTGGATGGGCGCCTGA
- the rpmG gene encoding 50S ribosomal protein L33 encodes MNRTIITLECPVCKERNYTTTKNKRTMTDKLVLPKFCPRCRKHTEHKETK; translated from the coding sequence ATGAACCGAACCATCATCACGCTCGAGTGCCCGGTGTGCAAGGAGCGGAACTACACCACCACCAAGAACAAGCGGACCATGACCGACAAGCTGGTCCTACCGAAGTTCTGCCCGCGTTGCCGCAAACACACCGAGCACAAGGAGACGAAGTAG
- the secE gene encoding preprotein translocase subunit SecE, translating into MTNTRLVAIGYVVLAIAAGLFLEHVLLVVFGAFAPTQPLTRPLVGEWTWSTVIGLGSCAATALYLWTNRKTHDVSLEIAGELRKVSWPGFPETRAATIAVIVASIIAAVLLGLFDVFWQFLTDKIQNPSI; encoded by the coding sequence ATGACGAACACGCGCCTCGTCGCCATCGGATACGTGGTGCTCGCCATCGCAGCGGGCCTGTTCCTCGAGCACGTGCTGCTCGTGGTCTTCGGCGCCTTCGCGCCAACGCAGCCTCTCACGCGGCCTCTCGTCGGCGAGTGGACCTGGAGCACGGTCATCGGGCTCGGCAGCTGCGCCGCTACCGCCCTCTACCTGTGGACGAACCGCAAGACCCACGACGTGTCGCTGGAGATCGCCGGCGAGCTGCGCAAGGTGAGCTGGCCGGGCTTCCCCGAGACGCGCGCCGCCACCATCGCCGTCATCGTCGCTTCGATCATCGCCGCCGTGCTGCTGGGCCTCTTCGACGTGTTCTGGCAGTTCCTGACGGACAAGATCCAGAACCCGAGCATCTAG
- the nusG gene encoding transcription termination/antitermination protein NusG, with product MDKKWYVVHTYSGFENKAKKSLEEKIKQNELDEYFGDILIPMENVVEMVKGEKRASKRKFFPGYILVQMELNDRTWHLVKNTPKITGFVGNATKPPAVSEHEIARLTTQLSEGALKPKPKVEFEEGDNVRVVDGPFSNFNGTVEEVNPDKGRVRVLVSIFGRATPVELDFMQVEKT from the coding sequence ATCGACAAGAAGTGGTACGTGGTCCACACGTACTCGGGCTTCGAGAACAAGGCGAAGAAGTCGCTCGAGGAGAAGATCAAGCAGAACGAGCTCGACGAGTACTTCGGCGACATCCTCATCCCGATGGAGAACGTGGTCGAGATGGTGAAGGGCGAGAAGCGCGCCAGCAAGCGCAAGTTCTTCCCGGGCTACATCCTGGTGCAGATGGAGCTGAACGACCGCACCTGGCACCTGGTGAAGAACACGCCCAAGATCACCGGCTTCGTCGGCAACGCCACGAAGCCGCCGGCGGTGAGCGAGCACGAGATCGCGCGGCTGACCACGCAGCTCTCGGAAGGCGCGCTGAAGCCGAAGCCGAAGGTGGAGTTCGAAGAGGGCGACAACGTCCGGGTGGTCGACGGGCCGTTCTCGAATTTCAACGGCACCGTCGAGGAAGTGAACCCGGACAAGGGCCGCGTGCGCGTGCTGGTCTCCATCTTCGGCCGCGCCACGCCGGTCGAGCTGGATTTCATGCAGGTGGAGAAGACCTGA
- the rplK gene encoding 50S ribosomal protein L11, which produces MAKKVTGMVKLQLPAGKANPSPPVGPALGQHGVNIMGFCKEFNAATQAQAKEGLIVPVLITIYSDRSFTFVVKTPPAAILIKKALGLHTEKKKGSGAHKPGKEKVGTLKRKQLEQIAKTKMPDMTAGSLEAAMNSIAGTARSMGVDVEG; this is translated from the coding sequence ATGGCGAAGAAGGTCACAGGAATGGTGAAGCTGCAGCTTCCCGCCGGGAAGGCGAACCCGTCGCCTCCGGTGGGTCCTGCGCTCGGGCAGCACGGCGTCAACATCATGGGGTTCTGCAAGGAGTTCAACGCGGCGACCCAGGCGCAGGCCAAGGAAGGCCTGATCGTGCCGGTGCTGATCACGATCTACTCGGATCGCTCGTTCACCTTCGTGGTGAAGACGCCGCCGGCTGCCATCCTCATCAAGAAGGCGCTGGGGCTGCACACCGAGAAGAAGAAGGGCAGCGGCGCGCACAAGCCCGGCAAGGAGAAGGTGGGGACGCTCAAGCGCAAGCAGCTGGAGCAGATCGCGAAGACGAAGATGCCGGACATGACCGCCGGCTCCCTCGAAGCTGCCATGAACTCCATCGCCGGCACCGCCCGTTCCATGGGCGTGGACGTGGAGGGCTAG